A window of Haliscomenobacter hydrossis DSM 1100 contains these coding sequences:
- a CDS encoding DUF2911 domain-containing protein, with translation MKRIIPTLLLIMSLNTLSFAQIMPLTSEPDGGNKKAWVAEQIGIVKIAITYGRPGVKGREGKIWGTPVAHYGLVDMGHGTSYAVPWRAGANENTTISFSHPVKIEGKDLAAGAYGFFIMNGETESTLIFSKNSSSWGSFYYQPEADALRVTVKNQTLPSSVEWLKYEFLNQTDNSATIALSWEKRMIPFTVEAETQKLQIEAFKKDLQTTRSPDDFVQAANYCLRNNIELEQALAWIDRGIYFRIMGEKTFRTLSTKAAILTKLNRMDEAKKIMEEALPMGTVTDVHFYGRTLLSANQPQEAFKVFKANYDKHPNVYTTNVGLGRAYSALGDYKNAAIYMKAALPLAPDNLNKTNVEVMIKKLEEGKNVN, from the coding sequence ATGAAAAGAATCATACCCACGCTCTTGCTCATCATGAGCCTCAACACCCTTTCATTTGCCCAAATCATGCCCCTGACTTCTGAACCTGACGGCGGGAACAAAAAGGCTTGGGTAGCCGAACAAATCGGCATCGTAAAAATAGCCATCACTTACGGCAGGCCAGGGGTGAAAGGGCGAGAAGGCAAAATTTGGGGAACACCAGTTGCCCACTATGGCCTGGTCGACATGGGCCACGGCACCAGTTATGCCGTACCCTGGCGGGCAGGGGCCAATGAAAACACTACCATTTCTTTTTCGCACCCTGTAAAAATTGAAGGAAAAGATTTGGCTGCGGGTGCTTATGGATTTTTTATCATGAATGGCGAAACCGAAAGCACTTTGATTTTTTCCAAAAATTCATCTTCCTGGGGCAGTTTTTATTACCAGCCCGAAGCCGATGCCCTGCGGGTAACGGTGAAAAATCAAACCCTGCCGTCCAGCGTGGAATGGCTGAAATACGAGTTTCTGAACCAAACCGATAACTCAGCAACCATTGCCCTTTCTTGGGAAAAACGCATGATCCCCTTTACCGTAGAGGCAGAAACCCAAAAACTGCAAATTGAAGCCTTCAAAAAGGACTTACAAACCACTCGATCACCCGACGATTTTGTGCAAGCCGCCAATTATTGTTTGCGCAACAACATCGAACTCGAACAGGCTTTGGCCTGGATCGATCGAGGCATCTATTTCCGCATCATGGGTGAAAAAACGTTCCGCACCCTGAGCACCAAAGCGGCAATTTTGACCAAATTAAATCGGATGGATGAAGCGAAAAAAATCATGGAAGAAGCCCTGCCCATGGGCACAGTGACCGATGTTCATTTTTATGGCCGCACCCTTTTGAGTGCTAATCAACCGCAGGAGGCCTTTAAAGTTTTTAAAGCCAATTACGATAAACACCCCAATGTGTATACCACCAACGTGGGTTTGGGCCGGGCTTATTCCGCGCTTGGGGATTACAAAAATGCCGCCATTTACATGAAAGCGGCTTTGCCCCTGGCACCCGATAATTTGAATAAAACGAATGTGGAAGTGATGATCAAGAAGTTGGAAGAAGGAAAAAATGTGAATTAA
- a CDS encoding carboxylesterase/lipase family protein: protein MQKIFLALLLTGATYFTAFAQQITGENVAVANTDAGKVRGYINNSIFTYKGIPYAEAKRFESPQKPQPWTGVRSSMTYGPVAPLLTPTNVTAAGDESEFVFNHSWGFSGEDCMRINVWTPSISDGKKRPVMFWIHGGGFTAGSSQELPSYDGENLAKKGDVVVVSINHRLNILGYLDLSAYGEKYKHSANLSILDMRVALEWVKANIANFGGDPNNVTIFGQSGGGAKVNTLMAMPSAKGLFHKAINQSGAFRSNMLGKTETQAITAEVLKVLKLAPNQADSLQKIPFSQLSAAGTQALRTVAERMRAEGKTIGGFGLSWGPSLDGDLLPYQPMSPEALDLSKNVPLLIGTVKNEFMASGRAGLSNGSQEQVMEYIKKQQGDKTTSFVAAVKKAYPTDKKPSDLLDVDMTFRPGAVNQANIKSALPGGAPVYMYLFSWQSPVMDGKYKAMHCMELPFVFNNIARCAEMTGATKEAYALAAKMSQSWINFARTGNPAHAGLPAWEKYTAAKGTTMFFDNLCQIRYHHDKDLLQVSVTQ, encoded by the coding sequence ATGCAAAAAATATTCCTAGCACTTCTCCTGACTGGAGCTACCTATTTCACTGCGTTTGCGCAGCAAATCACGGGTGAAAACGTGGCCGTTGCCAACACTGATGCGGGCAAAGTACGGGGCTACATCAACAACAGTATTTTTACCTATAAGGGTATTCCTTACGCTGAAGCCAAACGGTTTGAGTCGCCACAAAAACCCCAACCTTGGACAGGAGTCCGCAGTTCCATGACTTATGGACCAGTGGCACCACTATTGACGCCCACTAATGTAACAGCAGCCGGAGACGAATCAGAATTTGTGTTTAACCACAGCTGGGGCTTTTCCGGAGAAGACTGCATGCGCATCAACGTTTGGACGCCCAGCATCAGCGATGGCAAAAAACGCCCGGTGATGTTTTGGATCCACGGTGGTGGATTCACCGCGGGATCTTCGCAGGAATTGCCTTCCTATGACGGCGAAAATCTGGCTAAAAAAGGCGACGTTGTGGTCGTATCCATCAACCACCGCCTCAACATTTTGGGCTATTTGGACCTTTCGGCTTATGGCGAAAAGTACAAACACTCCGCCAACCTGAGCATCCTCGATATGCGGGTGGCGCTGGAATGGGTCAAGGCCAATATTGCCAACTTTGGTGGTGATCCCAACAACGTCACCATTTTCGGTCAATCGGGCGGTGGTGCCAAAGTGAATACCCTGATGGCCATGCCATCCGCCAAAGGTTTGTTCCACAAAGCCATCAATCAAAGTGGCGCTTTCCGCTCGAATATGTTGGGAAAAACGGAAACCCAGGCCATCACTGCCGAAGTGCTCAAAGTGCTCAAACTGGCTCCAAACCAGGCAGATAGCCTTCAGAAAATCCCTTTCTCACAATTGAGCGCTGCCGGAACTCAGGCATTGCGGACTGTTGCTGAACGTATGCGTGCAGAAGGCAAAACCATTGGAGGTTTTGGCCTTAGTTGGGGACCCAGTCTGGATGGTGATTTGTTGCCCTACCAACCCATGTCACCGGAAGCACTGGACTTGTCCAAAAACGTTCCTTTGCTAATTGGCACGGTGAAAAACGAATTTATGGCCTCGGGTCGTGCCGGGCTGAGCAATGGTAGCCAGGAGCAAGTGATGGAATACATCAAAAAACAACAGGGCGACAAAACTACTTCTTTTGTAGCAGCGGTAAAAAAGGCCTATCCTACTGATAAAAAGCCTTCGGATTTGCTGGATGTGGACATGACCTTCCGGCCGGGTGCGGTGAATCAAGCCAACATCAAATCGGCGTTGCCTGGAGGCGCTCCGGTTTACATGTACCTGTTCAGTTGGCAGTCGCCCGTAATGGACGGCAAATACAAGGCCATGCACTGTATGGAATTACCCTTTGTGTTCAACAACATCGCCCGTTGTGCGGAGATGACTGGTGCCACTAAAGAAGCCTATGCCCTGGCCGCCAAGATGAGCCAATCCTGGATCAACTTTGCGCGTACGGGCAATCCTGCTCATGCGGGGCTTCCTGCCTGGGAAAAATACACTGCGGCTAAAGGTACCACGATGTTTTTTGACAACTTGTGCCAGATTCGGTACCACCACGATAAGGACTTGCTGCAGGTGTCGGTGACGCAATAA
- a CDS encoding NUDIX hydrolase yields the protein MQKMPLPAVNEHIPHLAFDSVIFGFSGTQLKILIMEYHNTNIFALPGGFVKKEEHLNDAVRRGLKERTGLDNIYLEQFYTFGDADRQKPEAMRSILANNGLSPEKYSWMLERFISVAYYALINYQDVVPQPDALSDSCQWYNIDALPPLMMDHQLIVEKALETLRNNLDRKLAKGNMLPPKFTMKDLQNAYEAILGTPLLRTTFQRRMLSLEILERHEKQYSGGAHKAPFLYSFIKN from the coding sequence ATGCAAAAAATGCCACTTCCAGCTGTAAACGAACACATTCCTCACCTTGCTTTTGATTCTGTGATTTTTGGGTTTTCAGGCACGCAGTTGAAAATTCTGATCATGGAATACCACAATACCAACATCTTTGCACTACCGGGTGGCTTTGTAAAAAAGGAAGAGCACCTGAACGATGCCGTAAGACGTGGCTTAAAAGAGCGCACTGGACTGGACAATATTTACCTGGAGCAGTTTTATACTTTTGGGGATGCTGATCGCCAAAAACCGGAAGCCATGCGCAGCATTCTGGCCAACAATGGCTTGTCGCCTGAAAAATACAGCTGGATGCTGGAGCGCTTCATTTCGGTTGCCTATTACGCACTAATCAATTACCAGGATGTGGTACCACAACCCGATGCCCTCTCTGATTCTTGCCAGTGGTACAACATTGATGCTTTACCGCCGCTGATGATGGACCATCAATTGATTGTGGAAAAAGCACTGGAAACCTTGCGCAATAACCTGGACCGCAAATTGGCCAAGGGCAACATGTTGCCACCGAAGTTCACCATGAAAGACTTGCAAAATGCCTATGAAGCCATCTTGGGAACGCCCCTCTTGCGCACGACTTTTCAGCGCCGCATGTTGAGTTTGGAGATTCTGGAGCGCCATGAAAAGCAGTATTCCGGTGGGGCACACAAAGCGCCGTTTTTGTATAGTTTTATCAAGAATTGA
- the madM gene encoding malonate transporter subunit MadM: MDYITTVLVKNGLVVAFLVTGVVTYCSEYLSRVLTNKKIPGSAIAIFTGLVLAYIGGMVTGGTKGIADIQQLSGFELMGGAMFRDFAIVSTAMGASFGIIKKTGLAGIVSLFVGVILSFTVGAIIAVAMGYQDAASITTIGAGACTFVVGPVTGTAVGASSEVVAISIAAGVVKSILVTIGTPFVARFIGLNNPQAAMIYGGLMGTTSGVAAGLAATDPKLVPYGAMTATFYTGLGCLLCPSILYILVKLCFNS, from the coding sequence ATGGACTATATCACTACAGTTTTGGTCAAAAACGGGCTTGTGGTCGCCTTTTTGGTCACGGGCGTCGTGACGTACTGCTCCGAATACCTATCCAGGGTCTTGACCAACAAAAAAATCCCCGGTTCGGCCATTGCCATCTTTACCGGATTGGTACTCGCCTACATCGGCGGCATGGTGACTGGTGGAACCAAGGGCATCGCCGACATCCAACAGTTATCCGGTTTTGAACTTATGGGCGGGGCCATGTTCCGGGATTTCGCCATCGTTTCTACAGCCATGGGTGCCAGCTTTGGCATCATCAAAAAAACGGGATTGGCGGGAATTGTGTCCCTTTTTGTGGGGGTGATCCTGTCCTTTACGGTAGGAGCAATTATCGCGGTAGCGATGGGTTACCAGGACGCGGCCAGCATCACGACCATCGGCGCAGGGGCTTGTACTTTTGTGGTGGGCCCGGTAACGGGAACGGCGGTGGGGGCTAGTTCGGAGGTGGTGGCCATCAGTATTGCCGCCGGGGTGGTCAAATCGATTCTGGTGACCATCGGCACGCCTTTTGTAGCCCGCTTCATTGGTTTGAACAACCCGCAAGCGGCGATGATTTATGGTGGCTTGATGGGTACGACGAGTGGCGTTGCGGCAGGACTGGCCGCTACCGACCCCAAATTGGTACCTTATGGCGCTATGACGGCAACGTTTTATACGGGTTTGGGCTGTTTGTTGTGTCCTTCCATTCTGTATATTCTGGTTAAATTGTGCTTCAATTCTTGA
- the madL gene encoding malonate transporter subunit MadL: protein MLIRGVALLAACFIIGQLSGETLGRILHIDANVGGVGFAMLLLILAQNWLEQRGRFHQEMEEGVMFWSKMYIPVIVAMSAIQNVRVALSSGLVALLAGIIPVLVCLAVMPLLSKLSPKAA from the coding sequence ATGCTCATCAGAGGAGTCGCATTACTCGCCGCCTGCTTCATCATCGGCCAACTCAGCGGAGAAACCCTGGGCCGAATCCTGCACATTGACGCCAATGTCGGCGGCGTCGGATTCGCGATGCTATTGCTGATCCTCGCCCAAAATTGGTTGGAACAACGCGGACGTTTTCACCAGGAAATGGAAGAAGGCGTCATGTTTTGGAGCAAAATGTACATCCCCGTCATTGTGGCCATGTCGGCCATTCAAAATGTGCGCGTTGCGTTGTCCAGTGGTTTGGTGGCACTGCTGGCAGGCATCATTCCCGTGTTGGTTTGCCTCGCAGTGATGCCGCTCCTTTCCAAACTCAGCCCCAAAGCAGCATAA
- a CDS encoding acetyl-CoA carboxylase carboxyltransferase subunit alpha has product MVFLEFEKPLEILYEQLEKLKEIGASGEIDVSESIKALETKISEKRKELYDHLTGWQRVQLSRHPERPYTLFYINQMCNKFIELHGDRYVKDDKAIVGGLAEIDGQTVVILGHQKGTNTKMRQYRNFGMANPDGYRKALRLMKIAERFGFPVITLIDTPGAYPGLEAEERGQAEAIARNLFEMAQLKTQIICVIIGEGASGGAIGIGLGDRVFMLENSWYSVISPENCSTILWRTWDYKEQAAEALKLTAEHMLANGLIDGIIPEPLGGAHSAPEEMAQILKAAIKKSIAELKELGTEELIDARVDKYSNMGMYEYVPVEAKTEE; this is encoded by the coding sequence ATGGTCTTTTTGGAGTTTGAAAAGCCGCTGGAAATATTGTACGAGCAACTGGAAAAGCTCAAGGAAATCGGTGCGAGCGGAGAGATCGACGTTTCCGAGTCAATAAAAGCCCTGGAGACCAAAATTTCGGAAAAGCGAAAAGAGCTTTACGACCACCTCACCGGATGGCAAAGAGTTCAGCTTTCGCGCCACCCGGAGCGGCCGTACACCCTTTTTTACATCAACCAGATGTGCAACAAGTTTATTGAGTTGCACGGTGACCGCTATGTAAAGGACGACAAAGCCATCGTAGGTGGTCTGGCGGAAATAGATGGACAAACCGTCGTCATCCTGGGCCATCAAAAAGGTACCAATACCAAAATGCGCCAGTACCGCAACTTTGGTATGGCCAATCCCGATGGTTACCGCAAGGCGCTGCGCCTGATGAAAATAGCCGAACGTTTTGGCTTTCCCGTGATTACCCTGATCGATACCCCCGGAGCTTACCCCGGTTTGGAAGCCGAAGAACGTGGACAAGCCGAAGCCATTGCCCGCAACCTTTTTGAGATGGCCCAGTTGAAAACCCAGATCATCTGTGTGATCATCGGAGAAGGTGCCTCGGGTGGGGCCATCGGCATTGGTTTGGGCGACCGGGTGTTTATGCTGGAAAACTCCTGGTATTCGGTTATTTCTCCCGAAAACTGCTCAACCATTCTCTGGAGAACCTGGGATTACAAGGAACAAGCCGCTGAAGCCCTTAAACTCACTGCCGAGCACATGCTGGCCAACGGGCTCATTGATGGCATTATCCCCGAGCCACTCGGCGGCGCCCATTCGGCACCGGAGGAAATGGCTCAGATTTTGAAGGCTGCAATCAAAAAATCCATCGCTGAGCTAAAAGAACTGGGTACAGAGGAGTTGATCGATGCCCGTGTAGACAAGTACTCCAATATGGGCATGTACGAATACGTTCCAGTCGAAGCAAAGACCGAGGAATAA
- a CDS encoding DUF6913 domain-containing protein — protein MKIIHDIRTYFRNNSLKSKLKLRSNQNRKRINFEEAQTVGLIFDATDNDKRQTALSYAEKLSKLGKKVKLLGFFDSKQDSVDFTFGYFNRKNIDWALRPNGKSVESFLQGAYDILITLNPLTNQHVEYISALANAHLKIGPSTNNIDSYDLMIDVRNKNSVMDFIREMEQLLTKTNIKHGASKV, from the coding sequence ATGAAAATCATTCACGATATCCGAACCTACTTTCGCAACAATTCGCTCAAGAGCAAATTGAAATTGCGCAGCAACCAAAATCGCAAGCGGATAAACTTTGAGGAAGCACAAACAGTAGGCCTTATTTTTGACGCTACCGACAACGATAAGCGCCAAACCGCGCTGAGTTATGCGGAAAAATTGAGCAAATTGGGCAAAAAAGTCAAACTGCTCGGTTTTTTTGACAGCAAACAAGACAGCGTTGATTTTACTTTTGGCTATTTCAACCGCAAAAACATCGACTGGGCATTGCGGCCCAATGGCAAAAGTGTAGAATCTTTTTTACAAGGGGCCTACGATATCCTCATCACGCTCAACCCCCTGACCAATCAGCATGTGGAGTACATTTCTGCACTCGCCAACGCACACCTCAAAATTGGTCCCAGCACCAATAACATTGACAGCTACGATCTGATGATCGATGTACGCAATAAAAATAGTGTGATGGACTTCATCCGCGAGATGGAGCAGTTGTTGACCAAGACAAATATCAAACATGGGGCTAGCAAAGTTTAG
- the dapA gene encoding 4-hydroxy-tetrahydrodipicolinate synthase, protein MGLAKFRGTGVALITPFRNKAIDYAALETIIEHVIQGGVDYIVSLGTTGEAITLSSKECREVFDFTIKVVNGRKPLVAGLFGSNFTEALVEKIRNYNLEGFDAIMSSSPAYSKPPQEGIYQHYMQIAGISPVPIIIYNVPGRTGSNVKPETILRLAESSAKFAGVKEASGDLNQAMKILKDRPEHFAVISGDDALTVPMMACGGDGAISVIANMYPAHFSAMVRSALEGDFPTAARLNAELLDIHQWLYIENNPVGVKAGMEILGLCSKEVRVPLVPLSEGNFQNLKREMERVPELVLV, encoded by the coding sequence ATGGGGCTAGCAAAGTTTAGAGGAACGGGCGTAGCGCTGATTACCCCTTTCCGCAACAAGGCTATAGATTACGCTGCCCTCGAAACCATTATCGAGCACGTCATTCAAGGGGGCGTTGACTACATTGTTTCGTTGGGTACTACTGGCGAGGCAATCACGCTCAGCAGCAAAGAGTGCCGGGAGGTATTCGATTTCACCATCAAAGTGGTAAACGGGCGCAAGCCGTTGGTTGCCGGCCTGTTTGGCAGCAATTTTACGGAGGCACTGGTAGAAAAGATCCGCAATTACAATCTGGAAGGTTTCGACGCCATCATGTCGAGTAGCCCGGCTTACAGTAAGCCACCCCAAGAGGGCATCTACCAGCATTACATGCAGATCGCCGGGATTTCACCAGTGCCTATTATCATCTACAATGTTCCCGGACGCACAGGAAGCAACGTCAAACCCGAAACCATCCTCCGCCTGGCCGAAAGCAGCGCCAAATTTGCAGGGGTGAAAGAAGCTTCCGGTGACCTCAACCAGGCCATGAAAATCCTCAAGGATCGTCCCGAGCATTTTGCCGTCATTTCCGGCGACGATGCCCTGACCGTACCCATGATGGCGTGCGGTGGCGATGGTGCGATTTCCGTGATTGCCAACATGTACCCCGCCCATTTTTCGGCAATGGTGCGTAGCGCGCTGGAAGGGGATTTTCCCACCGCCGCCCGCCTGAATGCCGAGTTGCTCGACATCCACCAGTGGTTGTACATCGAAAACAACCCGGTAGGGGTAAAGGCTGGCATGGAGATTTTGGGGCTGTGCAGCAAAGAAGTACGGGTGCCGTTGGTACCGCTTTCGGAGGGAAATTTCCAGAATTTGAAAAGAGAAATGGAGCGGGTGCCGGAATTGGTTTTAGTGTAA
- a CDS encoding cytochrome P450, whose product MSSNIPTIPRLKTLITSLKFLRDPITVIKGNLAEYGHTYRFYIGGIIPATFTADPAFIQHILQKNHRMYKKSPIHFEHLGHFVGKGLLTIDGDHWLRQRRLIQPSFHRSRLANLTHLMNEVIVERRAKFGQEIQQGPVNMAEHMMDMAFNIIMRSIFSVSVPEEQVRKMSDQITQIQAFVIQLIRQPYLNWWRKLSGKIKEHEDIAADLEQSILTLVQQRQTSGEQRDDLLQMLLDSRYEDNGEAMSQQQLLDELKIIFVAGHETSANGLAWAWYLLSQHPEAVAKIRTELDATVGERIPTFEDLPKLEYLSQVVDEVLRMYPPAWITDRMAAEDDEFNGIKIAKGAIVATYIYGAHHSPEHWDEPEVFKPERFVKGAKIPPFAYLPFGGGPRLCIGNHFALMEMQLVIAEMIKRYDFALEPGHEVVPQPLITLRPKDGIWMRFWKRQ is encoded by the coding sequence ATGTCCAGCAACATCCCCACCATTCCTCGCCTCAAAACCTTGATTACTTCCCTGAAATTCCTCCGCGATCCCATTACGGTGATCAAAGGAAACCTCGCCGAATACGGCCATACCTACCGTTTTTACATCGGCGGCATCATCCCGGCCACCTTCACTGCCGACCCGGCTTTTATCCAGCACATCCTGCAAAAGAACCACCGGATGTACAAAAAATCGCCGATTCACTTCGAACATTTGGGGCATTTTGTGGGCAAAGGCTTATTGACCATTGACGGCGACCACTGGTTGCGCCAACGCCGCCTGATCCAACCCAGTTTTCACCGTTCCCGCCTTGCCAACCTTACCCACCTGATGAATGAGGTGATCGTTGAGCGCAGGGCCAAATTTGGCCAAGAGATCCAACAAGGCCCGGTAAATATGGCCGAACACATGATGGACATGGCCTTCAACATCATCATGCGCTCCATCTTCAGCGTAAGTGTACCCGAGGAACAGGTGCGCAAAATGAGTGATCAAATTACCCAGATTCAAGCTTTTGTGATTCAACTTATACGCCAACCTTACCTCAACTGGTGGCGCAAACTAAGTGGCAAAATCAAGGAACACGAGGACATTGCTGCTGACCTGGAGCAGTCGATCCTGACGCTGGTGCAACAACGCCAAACCAGTGGCGAACAACGCGACGACTTGTTGCAGATGCTGCTCGACTCGCGTTACGAGGACAACGGTGAGGCCATGAGCCAACAACAATTGCTTGACGAACTCAAGATCATTTTTGTGGCCGGGCACGAAACTTCGGCCAATGGCCTGGCCTGGGCCTGGTATCTGCTCAGTCAACATCCCGAGGCAGTCGCCAAAATTCGTACAGAGCTGGATGCTACAGTTGGTGAGCGCATTCCCACTTTTGAAGACTTGCCCAAACTGGAATACCTGAGCCAGGTGGTTGACGAAGTGCTGCGCATGTACCCTCCCGCCTGGATTACCGATCGGATGGCGGCAGAAGACGATGAGTTCAACGGCATCAAAATTGCCAAAGGTGCCATCGTTGCCACCTATATTTACGGGGCACACCATTCCCCCGAACATTGGGACGAACCGGAAGTGTTCAAACCCGAACGTTTTGTCAAAGGGGCAAAAATTCCGCCTTTTGCATATCTGCCTTTTGGGGGTGGGCCCCGCTTGTGTATCGGCAACCACTTTGCACTGATGGAAATGCAACTGGTGATCGCCGAGATGATCAAGCGCTATGATTTTGCGCTGGAGCCGGGGCATGAGGTGGTGCCACAGCCTTTGATTACCTTGCGGCCAAAAGATGGGATTTGGATGCGTTTTTGGAAAAGGCAATAA
- a CDS encoding DUF3500 domain-containing protein yields the protein MKKILTTCTALLFITLAVVGQSTFDQSTSLKAATDFLASLTPAQKTVANLPFTDTSRLKWSNLPLEQVYRQGIQMKDLDDAQRVILHSLLRSVLSQQGYQKFLFIIQYDQGILERLSKVNSPIAKRYGNQNYWFSIFGTPGKDKVWAWKFEGHHISLNLTYSPKGVTCTPMFVGINPALTTSGPYAGHHLMFEENDFGNQLFNDLNAAMQKKARIGPHPVDADVMTQTGKEPHLKDKKGVLYTEMTLKQQRLVEGIARAWVENLTPALAQEKMKRILAAKEKIVFTWQGSNNTNELHYYSIKTDSFIIEFSNRDGGIYHYHTLWRDLSEDFLSK from the coding sequence ATGAAAAAAATACTTACAACTTGTACTGCACTGCTGTTCATCACTTTGGCGGTAGTGGGACAAAGCACTTTTGACCAAAGTACTTCGCTCAAAGCGGCCACCGACTTTTTGGCCAGCTTGACTCCAGCTCAAAAAACCGTTGCCAATCTACCTTTTACAGATACCTCCAGGCTAAAATGGTCCAATCTTCCGCTGGAACAAGTGTACCGCCAGGGCATCCAAATGAAGGATTTGGACGATGCGCAACGGGTGATTTTACACAGCCTTTTGCGCAGTGTGTTGAGTCAGCAAGGCTACCAAAAATTCCTCTTCATCATTCAATACGACCAGGGTATACTGGAGCGATTGAGCAAAGTCAATAGCCCCATTGCCAAGCGTTACGGCAATCAAAACTATTGGTTCAGCATTTTTGGAACGCCAGGTAAAGACAAAGTCTGGGCCTGGAAATTTGAAGGGCACCACATTTCCCTCAATTTGACTTATTCCCCTAAAGGCGTGACTTGTACCCCCATGTTTGTGGGCATCAATCCGGCCTTAACCACTTCCGGGCCTTACGCGGGTCATCACCTCATGTTTGAAGAAAATGACTTCGGCAATCAACTGTTCAATGACCTGAATGCCGCGATGCAGAAAAAAGCCCGGATCGGGCCGCACCCGGTCGATGCGGATGTGATGACCCAAACGGGAAAGGAGCCCCATCTGAAAGATAAAAAAGGGGTGCTTTATACGGAAATGACGCTAAAACAACAGCGTTTGGTAGAAGGCATTGCCAGAGCCTGGGTGGAAAACCTCACGCCAGCCCTGGCTCAAGAAAAAATGAAGCGCATTTTGGCGGCCAAAGAAAAGATAGTTTTCACCTGGCAAGGCAGCAACAATACCAATGAATTGCACTACTACTCCATCAAGACGGATTCTTTCATCATCGAATTCAGCAATCGGGATGGCGGTATTTACCACTATCACACCCTGTGGCGGGATCTTTCGGAAGATTTTTTGAGTAAATAG